One Paenibacillus thermoaerophilus genomic window carries:
- a CDS encoding c-type cytochrome yields MNMRVSKTRMIACLGVLTLTAGLAAGCGGGGGAAQSGEPREPEAIYKQLCINCHGNNLEGRSAPALKTIGATKSAEEIAGIIQKGQNGMPSFGKMLKPEEIQALADWLAAKK; encoded by the coding sequence ATGAACATGAGAGTGAGCAAAACCAGGATGATCGCATGTCTGGGGGTCTTGACGCTGACGGCCGGTCTGGCGGCCGGCTGCGGCGGGGGAGGCGGCGCGGCGCAGAGCGGCGAGCCGCGGGAGCCCGAGGCGATCTACAAACAGCTCTGCATCAACTGCCACGGGAACAACCTCGAAGGCAGATCGGCCCCCGCGCTCAAGACGATCGGGGCGACAAAGTCGGCGGAAGAGATCGCGGGCATTATTCAAAAAGGCCAAAACGGTATGCCCTCGTTCGGCAAAATGCTGAAGCCGGAAGAAATTCAGGCCTTGGCCGACTGGTTGGCCGCAAAAAAATAA
- a CDS encoding SGNH/GDSL hydrolase family protein encodes MIIGSKQKLLFIGDSITDTGRARPVGEHNGGEGLGTGYVSLVEALLTSTYPELGIRVVNMGVSGNTVRHLRERWQTDVLDQKPDWLAVMIGINDVWRHFDRPFMREHHVHEEEYERTLRELVQEARPGLKGLVLMTPFYIEPNREEPMRAKMDRYGGIVRKIAEETGAVFVDTQAAFDKVLEHLYPGQLAWDRVHPGRAGHMVLARAFLNAVGFDWSR; translated from the coding sequence ATGATTATCGGTTCCAAGCAGAAGCTGCTGTTTATCGGCGATTCCATCACCGACACGGGACGGGCAAGGCCGGTCGGGGAACACAACGGCGGGGAAGGATTGGGCACCGGGTACGTGTCGCTGGTCGAAGCGCTGCTGACCTCAACCTATCCGGAGCTGGGCATCCGTGTCGTCAACATGGGCGTCAGCGGCAATACCGTGCGCCATCTGAGAGAACGCTGGCAGACGGACGTGCTGGATCAAAAGCCGGATTGGCTGGCCGTCATGATCGGCATCAACGACGTGTGGCGGCATTTCGACCGGCCTTTTATGCGGGAGCATCACGTGCATGAAGAGGAGTACGAGCGCACGCTGAGAGAGCTCGTACAGGAAGCGCGGCCCGGCTTGAAGGGTCTCGTGCTGATGACGCCGTTCTACATCGAGCCGAACCGGGAGGAGCCGATGCGGGCCAAGATGGACCGGTACGGCGGGATCGTCCGCAAAATCGCGGAGGAGACGGGAGCGGTGTTCGTCGATACGCAAGCCGCCTTCGACAAAGTGCTGGAGCATCTGTATCCCGGACAGTTGGCTTGGGACCGGGTGCATCCGGGCCGCGCGGGGCATATGGTGCTGGCGCGCGCGTTTCTGAACGCGGTCGGCTTCGATTGGAGCCGCTGA
- a CDS encoding FAD-dependent oxidoreductase, whose translation MTRMQTADIIVLGGGTGGVAAALAAARVGKSVILTEETVWIGGQLTSQAVPPDEHPWIESFGCTRSYRQFREGVRQYYRDHFPLTAEARSRAQLNPGAGIVSRLCHEPRVALAVLEQMLAPYVNSGRVTVLLRHVPVAAETNGDEIVSVTVRSLETGAETVLRGAYFLDATECGDVLPLAGVEYVTGAESFAETGEPHAVKGEAQPQNMQGFTYCFAMDYIEGEDHTIAKPEQYDFWMSYQPEFWPDKLISLAGVKPSTNEPIRYELFPGTERFPLFKYRQIADRSIFEGGLYRGDITLVNWPQNDYWLGSIIDVPEEERRRHLYAAKQLSLSLLYWLQTEAPRPDGGQGYPGLRLRKDVVGTEDGLAMYPYIRESRRIRAEFTVLEQHIATDCRPVGKAETFPDSVGIGCYRIDLHPSTGGDAYIDISSLPFQIPLGSLIPVRVNNLLAACKNIGVTHITNGCYRLHPVEWNIGEAAALCAAYSIDKGVSPREVRNGERHLADFQRLLAGEGIELAWPATRPV comes from the coding sequence ATGACACGAATGCAAACAGCCGACATCATCGTGTTAGGAGGCGGCACGGGCGGAGTCGCGGCTGCTCTGGCGGCGGCTCGCGTCGGCAAGTCTGTGATTCTGACGGAAGAGACGGTCTGGATCGGCGGACAACTGACCAGCCAGGCGGTGCCGCCGGACGAGCATCCGTGGATCGAGTCGTTCGGCTGCACGCGGTCGTACCGGCAATTCCGCGAAGGCGTGCGCCAATACTACCGCGACCACTTCCCGCTGACGGCGGAAGCGCGGAGCCGGGCGCAGCTGAACCCGGGCGCAGGCATCGTCAGCCGGCTGTGCCACGAGCCGCGCGTCGCGCTGGCGGTGCTGGAGCAGATGCTTGCGCCTTACGTGAACAGCGGCCGCGTCACGGTGCTGCTGCGGCACGTCCCGGTCGCCGCCGAGACGAACGGCGACGAGATTGTATCGGTTACCGTCCGCAGCCTGGAGACGGGCGCCGAGACGGTGCTGCGCGGAGCGTATTTCCTCGACGCGACGGAGTGCGGCGATGTTCTGCCGCTCGCCGGGGTCGAGTACGTCACCGGCGCGGAATCGTTCGCCGAGACGGGCGAGCCGCACGCGGTGAAAGGCGAAGCGCAGCCCCAGAATATGCAGGGCTTCACCTATTGCTTCGCGATGGACTATATCGAAGGCGAAGACCATACGATCGCCAAGCCGGAGCAGTACGACTTCTGGATGTCGTACCAACCGGAATTTTGGCCGGATAAGCTCATCAGCCTGGCCGGCGTGAAGCCCTCGACCAACGAGCCGATCCGGTATGAACTATTCCCGGGCACGGAGCGCTTCCCGCTGTTCAAATACCGCCAGATCGCCGACCGCTCGATTTTCGAAGGAGGCTTGTACCGCGGGGACATCACGCTGGTGAATTGGCCGCAAAACGACTATTGGCTCGGCTCCATCATCGACGTGCCGGAAGAAGAGCGCCGGCGTCACCTGTACGCGGCCAAGCAGCTCAGCCTGTCACTGCTGTACTGGCTGCAGACGGAAGCTCCGCGCCCGGACGGCGGCCAGGGATATCCGGGTCTGCGGCTGCGCAAGGACGTGGTCGGCACGGAGGACGGCCTGGCGATGTACCCGTACATCCGCGAGTCCCGCCGCATCCGCGCCGAGTTTACCGTGCTGGAGCAGCATATCGCGACGGACTGCCGTCCAGTCGGCAAAGCGGAGACGTTCCCGGACAGCGTCGGTATCGGCTGCTACCGGATCGACCTGCACCCGAGCACGGGCGGCGACGCCTATATCGATATTTCCTCGCTGCCGTTCCAGATTCCGCTGGGCAGCCTGATCCCGGTGCGGGTCAACAACCTGCTGGCGGCGTGCAAAAATATCGGCGTTACGCATATTACGAACGGCTGCTACCGGCTCCATCCGGTGGAGTGGAACATCGGCGAAGCCGCGGCGCTGTGCGCGGCGTACAGTATCGACAAGGGCGTGTCCCCGCGCGAGGTGCGCAACGGGGAGCGGCATCTCGCCGACTTCCAGCGGCTGCTGGCCGGCGAGGGCATCGAGCTGGCTTGGCCGGCCACGCGGCCGGTGTGA
- a CDS encoding sugar phosphate isomerase/epimerase family protein encodes MAAWRRRGEWRLEIIRRVNSKALRSTFDTGNFLLVDEDPLRALDMLLPYIGHVHVKDFRETVGGRYQSLGGKTYEGADLGQGAVPLVEIVKRLERAGYKGELVLEYEGTGDEAEGIRASDGSFEKLLTRISALAQNREDE; translated from the coding sequence ATGGCGGCATGGCGCCGCCGGGGCGAATGGAGGCTGGAAATCATCCGGCGGGTCAACTCCAAGGCGCTGCGTTCCACGTTCGATACGGGCAATTTCCTGCTCGTGGACGAAGATCCGCTGCGTGCTTTGGATATGCTGCTGCCGTATATCGGCCACGTGCATGTGAAGGATTTTCGGGAAACCGTCGGCGGACGATACCAATCGCTCGGCGGCAAAACGTACGAAGGCGCGGACCTGGGCCAAGGCGCGGTTCCGCTCGTCGAGATCGTCAAGCGGTTGGAACGGGCGGGGTACAAGGGCGAGTTGGTGCTCGAATACGAAGGCACGGGCGACGAAGCGGAAGGCATCCGCGCCAGCGACGGTTCTTTTGAAAAGCTGCTTACCCGGATCAGCGCTTTGGCGCAGAATAGAGAGGATGAGTGA